A single genomic interval of Asinibacterium sp. OR53 harbors:
- a CDS encoding dihydrolipoamide acetyltransferase family protein, whose amino-acid sequence MAIAELVMPKLGESIMEATILKWHKQVGDRVQLDETVLEIATDKVDSEVPSTVEGVITELLFQVNEVVPIGTVIAKIETGVAEAPANHEPVFAPTVERQEAIAPAPTEQPAKQEAPVAELTAEEVPYVPNAVEIPSKPSGARFYSPLVLNIANSEGISLSELERVQGSGNEGRVTKKDILQYIQHKKEGHIPVYTALQTTTTVPVQTAITPAPSVPAVAISYSGRVADPSQVVLSGSTEIMEMDRMRRLIAKHMVDSKHTSPHVTSFAEADVTNMVMWRERVKKDFEQREGTKLTFTPMFIECVVNVIKRFPLVNCSLEGDKIIIKKDINIGMATALPSGNLIVPVIKGADQLNVVGLSKAVNNLADAARNNRLKPDDTNGGTFTLTNVGTFGSLMGTPIINQPQVAILAVGAIKKRPMVIESPNGDTIGIRHMMYLSLSYDHRIVDGSIGASFLTEVAKEFEKWDVNKQWFHYI is encoded by the coding sequence ATGGCAATAGCGGAACTGGTGATGCCCAAACTGGGCGAAAGCATCATGGAAGCCACCATTCTCAAATGGCATAAACAGGTGGGTGACCGTGTGCAGTTGGATGAAACGGTACTTGAGATTGCTACCGATAAAGTAGACAGTGAAGTGCCTTCCACCGTTGAAGGGGTTATTACCGAATTGCTGTTCCAGGTGAATGAAGTAGTACCCATCGGCACTGTTATTGCTAAAATTGAAACCGGTGTTGCAGAAGCGCCTGCTAACCATGAGCCTGTTTTTGCACCTACAGTCGAGCGCCAGGAAGCCATAGCGCCTGCGCCAACAGAGCAACCTGCGAAGCAGGAAGCACCGGTTGCGGAACTGACCGCCGAAGAAGTACCCTATGTACCCAATGCCGTAGAAATACCCAGTAAACCTTCCGGCGCCCGTTTCTATTCCCCGCTGGTGTTGAATATTGCCAACAGTGAAGGCATCAGCCTGAGCGAACTGGAACGTGTACAGGGTAGCGGCAACGAAGGAAGGGTTACCAAGAAAGATATCCTGCAATACATACAGCATAAAAAAGAAGGACATATTCCTGTTTACACAGCGCTGCAAACAACCACCACTGTACCTGTACAAACTGCCATCACACCAGCTCCAAGTGTACCAGCGGTAGCTATTAGCTATTCCGGCAGGGTGGCCGACCCATCTCAGGTAGTACTCAGTGGCAGTACCGAGATCATGGAGATGGACAGGATGCGCAGGCTGATTGCCAAACACATGGTTGACAGCAAGCATACCAGTCCGCACGTGACCAGCTTTGCCGAAGCCGATGTAACCAATATGGTAATGTGGCGCGAGCGCGTGAAGAAAGATTTCGAGCAAAGAGAAGGTACCAAACTCACTTTCACTCCCATGTTCATAGAGTGCGTTGTAAACGTTATCAAACGTTTCCCGCTGGTGAATTGTTCGCTCGAAGGCGATAAGATCATCATCAAGAAAGATATCAATATTGGCATGGCTACCGCACTGCCCAGCGGCAACCTGATCGTACCTGTGATCAAAGGGGCCGATCAATTAAATGTAGTAGGATTGAGTAAAGCCGTAAATAACCTGGCCGATGCGGCGCGCAATAACCGGCTCAAGCCCGATGATACCAATGGCGGTACTTTCACACTCACCAACGTAGGTACTTTCGGCAGTCTCATGGGCACACCTATTATCAACCAGCCGCAGGTAGCCATACTGGCCGTTGGCGCCATCAAAAAACGTCCTATGGTTATTGAGTCGCCCAATGGCGATACTATTGGCATCAGGCACATGATGTACCTCTCACTCAGCTATGACCACCGCATTGTAGATGGCAGCATTGGCGCCAGCTTCCTAACAGAAGTGGCTAAAGAGTTTGAGAAATGGGATGTCAATAAGCAATGGTTCCATTATATATAG
- a CDS encoding competence/damage-inducible protein A — MEKVFASIITIGDELLIGQVVDTNSAWIAQELNKAGIMIRNRVAVGDVRDDIWKALDEESEKAPLVLITGGLGPTADDITKPLLCDYFGGRMILHEPTLLHVQDLFERVFKRPITERNRKQAEVPDVCTVLRNALGTAPGMLFKKGNTRFISMPGVPQEMKWIMEHQVIPQLSSWYQTGHIEHRTLLTAGIGESSLADMIKDIEEALPAHIKLAYLPNYGMVRLRLTAFGKDQQLLQKEIDHHFNLLVTAVKDYLVIDDDIPLELVVGHLLKERGKTLTTAESCTGGYIAHKLTSHAGSSAYFMGSVVSYDNSIKQRVLDVKAATLESKGAVSEETVREMVQGILQVMQTDYAIAVSGIMGPDGGSKEKPVGMVWIAVGDHSETIARQFHFRFDRMRNIELTAINALNLLRQFILQKS, encoded by the coding sequence ATGGAAAAAGTTTTTGCCTCAATTATTACGATTGGCGATGAGTTACTGATAGGACAGGTTGTGGATACCAACAGTGCCTGGATAGCACAGGAATTAAATAAAGCAGGGATCATGATTCGCAACAGGGTGGCGGTTGGCGATGTGCGGGATGATATCTGGAAAGCATTGGATGAAGAAAGTGAAAAGGCGCCCCTGGTGCTGATCACAGGCGGACTCGGCCCTACTGCCGATGATATTACCAAGCCGCTGCTCTGTGATTACTTTGGAGGCAGGATGATCCTGCATGAGCCCACCTTATTGCATGTACAGGATTTGTTCGAGCGCGTTTTTAAAAGACCAATCACAGAGCGAAACCGCAAACAGGCAGAAGTACCCGATGTTTGCACGGTGTTGCGGAATGCTTTGGGTACAGCGCCCGGCATGTTGTTCAAAAAAGGAAATACCCGCTTTATTTCCATGCCCGGCGTACCCCAGGAAATGAAATGGATCATGGAACACCAGGTGATCCCACAATTATCTTCCTGGTACCAAACCGGCCATATTGAACACAGAACTTTACTTACGGCAGGGATCGGCGAATCATCCCTGGCCGATATGATCAAAGACATTGAAGAAGCACTGCCAGCGCATATTAAACTGGCTTATCTCCCCAATTATGGCATGGTACGGCTTCGCTTGACGGCATTTGGCAAGGATCAACAACTATTGCAAAAAGAGATCGATCATCATTTTAACTTATTGGTTACAGCAGTAAAAGATTACCTGGTGATCGATGATGATATTCCACTGGAATTGGTGGTGGGACATCTCCTCAAAGAAAGGGGAAAAACATTGACCACCGCCGAGAGTTGCACCGGCGGTTATATTGCCCATAAGCTTACCTCCCATGCCGGTTCGTCGGCTTATTTTATGGGAAGTGTGGTGAGTTATGATAACAGCATCAAACAACGGGTATTGGATGTAAAGGCTGCTACACTCGAAAGCAAGGGAGCCGTAAGTGAAGAGACTGTTCGTGAAATGGTCCAGGGTATTTTGCAGGTAATGCAGACTGATTATGCTATTGCCGTGAGCGGCATCATGGGGCCTGATGGCGGCAGCAAGGAAAAACCCGTAGGTATGGTGTGGATCGCTGTGGGCGACCACTCTGAAACCATTGCCCGGCAATTCCATTTCCGGTTCGACCGGATGCGTAATATTGAATTAACGGCTATCAATGCCCTGAACCTTTTACGCCAGTTCATCCTGCAAAAGAGTTGA
- the dacB gene encoding D-alanyl-D-alanine carboxypeptidase/D-alanyl-D-alanine-endopeptidase codes for MRDVMKKLLAGTVCSLCMMALHAQSVKTKLETATTALLADPQMKHAIMGMKVVNSETGELVFELNPETGLAPASCQKTITSATAMELLGPGFQYKTEIGYDGYLSNNKLKGNIHITGYGDPTMGSWRYKNTRDSAIMRQLTQTLQARSIRQLKGALIGHTQKWETSTVPGGWPWDDIGNYYGAGTSALNWHENQFDIILNSGSQIGDSVYIVKSDPELYHVQLVSELTAADKSSGDNSIVYTSPLSNRGYLRGTIPAGEQAFVVAASMPDPPMQLLSAFAQGLAKAGMKPTSFNYTTEGVDTANYQSLYTYLSPTLDSINYWFMKKSINFYGETLLKTIAYEKTGFGSTEKGLEIVKQFWKERGIDPTALRMIDGSGLSPQNHITVDALVKVLQYARTRPWFSYYYDALPIYNNMKLKSGTIGAVKGFAGYHKAKDGTTYTVALLINNYSGSTNDIVKKMFVVLDELK; via the coding sequence ATGAGAGATGTAATGAAAAAGCTTTTAGCAGGAACGGTCTGTTCATTATGTATGATGGCCTTGCACGCTCAATCTGTTAAAACAAAACTGGAAACTGCAACCACTGCTTTGCTGGCCGACCCGCAAATGAAACACGCCATAATGGGTATGAAAGTGGTGAATAGTGAGACGGGCGAATTAGTGTTTGAACTGAATCCGGAGACCGGGCTTGCTCCTGCCAGCTGCCAGAAGACCATTACCAGTGCTACTGCGATGGAATTACTGGGCCCCGGTTTCCAATATAAAACTGAAATCGGCTACGATGGCTACCTGAGTAACAACAAGTTGAAAGGGAATATTCACATTACCGGTTATGGCGATCCCACCATGGGAAGCTGGCGTTATAAGAATACCCGGGATTCTGCCATCATGCGGCAGCTGACGCAAACTTTGCAGGCGAGGAGCATCCGCCAGTTGAAAGGCGCTTTGATCGGGCATACGCAGAAATGGGAAACCAGTACGGTGCCGGGTGGATGGCCCTGGGATGATATCGGCAATTACTATGGCGCTGGTACATCGGCATTGAATTGGCATGAAAACCAATTTGATATTATATTGAATTCTGGGTCACAAATTGGTGATTCTGTATATATTGTAAAATCAGACCCCGAATTGTATCATGTACAGCTCGTCAGTGAGCTCACGGCTGCGGATAAAAGTTCAGGGGATAATTCCATTGTATACACTTCCCCTTTGAGTAACCGCGGATACCTGCGCGGAACGATCCCGGCGGGTGAGCAGGCTTTCGTAGTGGCAGCCTCCATGCCCGATCCGCCTATGCAATTATTGTCGGCTTTCGCGCAAGGACTTGCTAAGGCTGGTATGAAACCCACTTCATTCAATTATACTACGGAAGGGGTTGATACCGCCAACTACCAATCACTTTACACCTATCTGTCGCCCACGCTCGACAGCATCAACTATTGGTTTATGAAAAAGAGCATCAACTTTTATGGCGAAACATTGCTCAAAACCATCGCTTACGAAAAAACAGGGTTCGGCTCCACGGAAAAAGGATTGGAGATCGTTAAGCAGTTTTGGAAAGAACGGGGTATCGACCCAACAGCCCTGCGTATGATCGATGGAAGTGGTCTTTCTCCCCAAAATCATATTACCGTAGATGCGTTGGTGAAAGTATTACAATATGCTCGTACAAGGCCTTGGTTCTCTTATTATTATGATGCATTACCTATATATAATAACATGAAGCTGAAAAGCGGAACCATTGGAGCGGTTAAAGGATTTGCCGGGTATCATAAAGCGAAAG